A part of Aegilops tauschii subsp. strangulata cultivar AL8/78 chromosome 2, Aet v6.0, whole genome shotgun sequence genomic DNA contains:
- the LOC109762309 gene encoding altered inheritance rate of mitochondria protein 25-like isoform X1, translated as MFAYAQETRYIIKDPRTPRRKTPVGLIREKSNVILRQLLWTRRPFVAEFTDAKGNEIFTVRRPFRWINSSIYAEVDGKEVGVVHSRWHLWRRNYDLYLGNKQFAVVENPGFWSWSFALFDEDDNLVAIIDRKVRGVGWECMQHFTNASQYEVRFGDAGKGTDKVFCFAKDMDNDLRVFLPLDLPERAVALALAVSLDHDCFSRRRLGWYVCAPLVSGLLSQLICFEK; from the exons ATGTTTGCGTATGCGCAG GAGACTAGATACATCATAAAGGATCCACGCACTCCTCGGAGAAAAACT CCTGTGGGTTTAATTCGAGAGAAAAGCAACGTCATCCTTAGGCAG CTACTTTGGACAAGGCGACCATTCGTTGCAGAATTTACTGATGCCAAGGGTAATGAGATATTCACG GTTCGCCGGCCTTTTAGGTGGATCAACAGCTCCATTTATGCAGAAGTGGATGGCAAG GAGGTAGGTGTAGTCCACAGTCGTTGGCATCTTTGGCGTAGAAATTATGACTTGTACTTAGG GAATAAGCAGTTTGCTGTGGTGGAGAATCCTGGATTTTGGAGCTGGTCCTTTGCCCTGTTTGATGAGGATGATAATTTAGTAGCCATAATTGACCGCAAGGTTAGGGGAGTTGGTTGGGAG TGCATGCAGCACTTCACGAATGCTTCCCAGTATGAAGTTCGGTTTGGTGATGCTGGAAAAGGCACTGATAAAGTTTTTTGTTTCGCTAAAGAT ATGGACAACGATCTTCGCGTGTTTCTCCCGCTGGATTTACCCGAGAGGGCTGTTGCTCTTGCTCTTGCAGTGTCTCTGGACCATGACTGCTTCTCCAGGAGACGATTGGGCTGGTATGTGTGTGCTCCCCTAGTTTCAGGATTGCTTAGCCAACTAATTTGTTTCGAGAAATGA
- the LOC109762314 gene encoding uncharacterized protein: protein MEGWLNQMGMIRIAVLSSFAAHLVLILLAGIRRHTASSGRMLLLWLAYQLANWAAAYALGNLSFGSRLQEQPQLVAFWAPFLLQHLGGPDNISAYSLEDNVLSGRQALNAFVQVGGAIYVVYKHIYLGGGDRALLRASIIILTIGVAKYVERVFALRRGNLGNIRSSNKKKKLSRFTDVSGSRKGTVLDNEQALMVAHNMFPFCQRAMTDSSVNMDSPDLDASREMFSFGWESMCKVVEMELSLMYDILYTKAAMVHTWGGYLIRFLSPIATVTAFVLFLFYSKDGQRREDLVITYTLLAATFILDVRWLFGAAGSTWMHMFLQARPRCWLHHNVLCSGSGIWRRLRRVVVSLHRGRLAVLMAPSSYRMWSGTIGQYSLLHECTRTRDMCGRAAKKVGLEEGWNEHRHSESEGIKLSEDVKRLVFKRVRKILKSTYEVDEDDEAAYSMNDVTTFWGQAAAKRRRRKLRRFRLAFGREFQEDILVWHIATQVFLTSDDGKLYAETKHAKAIKALSEYLMFLVAVRRHMLPGLVLRSLYEVTKESLQDVWRDEVGTSSIQGSGSTVSGREEKLARILRDKKDADSEWGLEHDKTRLVSDGANIAMVLLSADESEMPELLELVFNVWVDKLLYAGTRCSRESHARQLSRGGELTTIVWILAEHAGPFQIGQRGPDNKKQEPCPPPPPPPPMYTPERPPWWSIMIPPPPPPPPMVEQPKKEEPRPLPAPMESKQKPYPPPRPAPLPLPMRMEPEPEICPPWPHRERSRRYATLYPVD, encoded by the coding sequence ATGGAAGGATGGCTGAACCAGATGGGGATGATCCGGATAGCGGTCCTTTCAAGCTTTGCTGCACATCTTGTCCTCATCCTCCTTGCCGGGATTCGTCGGCATACAGCCTCCAGTGGGCGGATGCTCCTTCTGTGGCTGGCGTACCAGCTGGCCAACTGGGCCGCGGCGTATGCCCTTGGTAACCTGTCCTTCGGCAGCAGGTTGCAGGAGCAGCCGCAGCTGGTCGCGTTCTGGGCGCCATTCCTCTTGCAGCATCTCGGCGGCCCGGACAACATTAGCGCCTACTCCCTCGAGGACAATGTGCTGTCAGGGCGGCAAGCACTCAATGCCTTCGTGCAGGTCGGGGGAGCCATTTATGTCGTGTACAAGCACATATACCTCGGCGGTGGCGACAGAGCTTTGCTTCGGGCATCCATCATCATTCTCACCATCGGTGTTGCCAAGTATGTGGAGAGGGTATTCGCACTACGGCGAGGCAACTTGGGCAACATCCGGAGCTCAAACAAGAAGAAGAAACTAAGCAGATTCACTGATGTCTCGGGCTCCAGAAAGGGAACTGTGCTGGACAATGAGCAAGCCCTGATGGTTGCCCACAACATGTTCCCATTCTGCCAGCGTGCAATGACTGATTCTTCTGTCAACATGGATTCACCTGACCTTGATGCAAGCAGAGAAATGTTCTCTTTTGGGTGGGAGAGTATGTGCAAGGTGGTGGAGATGGAGCTTTCTCTCATGTACGACATCCTCTACACCAAGGCAGCCATGGTCCACACCTGGGGCGGCTACTTGATCCGTTTTCTTTCGCCAATCGCCACCGTCACGGCATTTGTTCTGTTTCTGTTCTACAGCAAAGACGGCCAGAGGAGAGAAGATCTGGTCATTACCTACACCTTGCTGGCAGCTACCTTCATCCTGGACGTGAGATGGCTGTTTGGGGCAGCTGGGTCTACCTGGATGCACATGTTCCTGCAGGCTCGGCCACGGTGCTGGCTTCACCACAATGTTTTGTGCTCTGGGTCTGGGATATGGCGCCGCCTCCGCCGTGTCGTTGTGTCTCTGCACCGTGGCCGGCTAGCCGTTCTCATGGCGCCGAGCAGCTATAGAATGTGGTCGGGCACCATTGGGCAGTACAGCCTGCTGCACGAGTGCACCCGTACCCGTGACATGTGCGGGAGAGCAGCCAAAAAAGTTGGATTGGAAGAGGGTTGGAACGAGCACCGGCACTCTGAGTCTGAAGGTATTAAGCTTTCAGAAGATGTCAAGAGGTTGGTGTTCAAACGTGTACGGAAGATACTCAAGTCAACATACGAGGTTGACGAGGATGACGAGGCTGCATATTCCATGAATGACGTCACAACATTCTGGGGTCAGGCGGCAGCCAAGAGGCGTCGGAGGAAACTGCGGAGATTCCGGCTAGCATTTGGCCGTGAGTTTCAGGAGGACATCCTCGTGTGGCACATCGCCACGCAAGTTTTCCTCACGAGTGATGATGGCAAGTTGTATGCAGAGACGAAGCATGCCAAGGCGATCAAGGCGCTGTCGGAGTACCTCATGTTCCTTGTCGCCGTGCGCCGGCACATGCTACCGGGCCTTGTTCTCCGCAGTCTGTACGAAGTAACCAAGGAGTCCTTGCAGGATGTATGGCGTGATGAGGTTGGGACCAGTTCCATTCAAGGTTCCGGTTCGACGGTGAGCGGCAGAGAAGAGAAGCTTGCCAGAATCCTCCGTGACAAGAAGGACGCAGACAGCGAGTGGGGTCTGGAGCATGATAAAACTCGTCTGGTCTCTGACGGAGCTAATATTGCCATGGTGCTGCTCAGCGCCGATGAGTCAGAGATGCCGGAACTGCTGGAGCTCGTCTTCAACGTGTGGGTGGACAAGCTGCTGTATGCGGGCACCCGATGCAGCCGGGAATCCCATGCCAGGCAGCTCAGCCGTGGCGGTGAGCTCACGACCATTGTGTGGATTCTGGCAGAACATGCTGGCCCATTTCAGATCGGCCAACGCGGTCCAGATAATAAAAAACAGGAACCTtgtccgccaccgccgccgccgccacccatgTATACGCCGGAGAGACCGCCATGGTGGAGCATAATGAttccgccaccaccaccgccaccgccgATGGTCGAACAACCCAAAAAGGAGGAACCTCGTCCACTGCCGGCACCGATGGAAAGCAAACAGAAACCGTATCCGCCGCCGCGTCCGGCCCCATTGCCGCTGCCGATGCGGATGGAACCAGAACCGGAAATTTGTCCGCCATGGCCGCATCGTGAGAGGAGTAGAAGGTATGCTACGCTATATCCGGTGGACTGA
- the LOC109762309 gene encoding altered inheritance rate of mitochondria protein 25-like isoform X2, translating into MFAYAQETRYIIKDPRTPRRKTPVGLIREKSNVILRQLLWTRRPFVAEFTDAKGNEIFTVRRPFRWINSSIYAEVDGKEVGVVHSRWHLWRRNYDLYLGNKQFAVVENPGFWSWSFALFDEDDNLVAIIDRKVRGVGWECMQHFTNASQYEVRFGDAGKGTDKVFCFAKDMDNDLRVFLPLDLPERAVALALAVSLDHDCFSRRRLGWVLRLLGA; encoded by the exons ATGTTTGCGTATGCGCAG GAGACTAGATACATCATAAAGGATCCACGCACTCCTCGGAGAAAAACT CCTGTGGGTTTAATTCGAGAGAAAAGCAACGTCATCCTTAGGCAG CTACTTTGGACAAGGCGACCATTCGTTGCAGAATTTACTGATGCCAAGGGTAATGAGATATTCACG GTTCGCCGGCCTTTTAGGTGGATCAACAGCTCCATTTATGCAGAAGTGGATGGCAAG GAGGTAGGTGTAGTCCACAGTCGTTGGCATCTTTGGCGTAGAAATTATGACTTGTACTTAGG GAATAAGCAGTTTGCTGTGGTGGAGAATCCTGGATTTTGGAGCTGGTCCTTTGCCCTGTTTGATGAGGATGATAATTTAGTAGCCATAATTGACCGCAAGGTTAGGGGAGTTGGTTGGGAG TGCATGCAGCACTTCACGAATGCTTCCCAGTATGAAGTTCGGTTTGGTGATGCTGGAAAAGGCACTGATAAAGTTTTTTGTTTCGCTAAAGAT ATGGACAACGATCTTCGCGTGTTTCTCCCGCTGGATTTACCCGAGAGGGCTGTTGCTCTTGCTCTTGCAGTGTCTCTGGACCATGACTGCTTCTCCAGGAGACGATTGGGCTG GGTTCTTCGTCTTTTAGGCGCCTGA
- the LOC109762309 gene encoding altered inheritance rate of mitochondria protein 25-like isoform X3 yields MFAYAQETRYIIKDPRTPRRKTPVGLIREKSNVILRQLLWTRRPFVAEFTDAKGNEIFTVRRPFRWINSSIYAEVDGKEVGVVHSRWHLWRRNYDLYLGNKQFAVVENPGFWSWSFALFDEDDNLVAIIDRKVRGVGWECMQHFTNASQYEVRFGDAGKGTDKVFCFAKDMDNDLRVFLPLDLPERAVALALAVSLDHDCFSRRRLG; encoded by the exons ATGTTTGCGTATGCGCAG GAGACTAGATACATCATAAAGGATCCACGCACTCCTCGGAGAAAAACT CCTGTGGGTTTAATTCGAGAGAAAAGCAACGTCATCCTTAGGCAG CTACTTTGGACAAGGCGACCATTCGTTGCAGAATTTACTGATGCCAAGGGTAATGAGATATTCACG GTTCGCCGGCCTTTTAGGTGGATCAACAGCTCCATTTATGCAGAAGTGGATGGCAAG GAGGTAGGTGTAGTCCACAGTCGTTGGCATCTTTGGCGTAGAAATTATGACTTGTACTTAGG GAATAAGCAGTTTGCTGTGGTGGAGAATCCTGGATTTTGGAGCTGGTCCTTTGCCCTGTTTGATGAGGATGATAATTTAGTAGCCATAATTGACCGCAAGGTTAGGGGAGTTGGTTGGGAG TGCATGCAGCACTTCACGAATGCTTCCCAGTATGAAGTTCGGTTTGGTGATGCTGGAAAAGGCACTGATAAAGTTTTTTGTTTCGCTAAAGAT ATGGACAACGATCTTCGCGTGTTTCTCCCGCTGGATTTACCCGAGAGGGCTGTTGCTCTTGCTCTTGCAGTGTCTCTGGACCATGACTGCTTCTCCAGGAGACGATTGGGCTG